The Primulina eburnea isolate SZY01 chromosome 12, ASM2296580v1, whole genome shotgun sequence genome includes the window tatttattattgaaatatatgtgttgttTCGATTAATCCATGAGCAGATATCTTGTGAGACGTCTCACATATCTATTTTAATGATAAGAGTCGACTTGATTCATAGTTAAAGTGAAagataatatttttatcataaaaaataataatttttcatgattgTAGTCGAACTAAAAATAATCTCACAACTCTATTTTAATGATAAAAGtcaatttgattcatatttaaactgaaaaataatttttttatcataaaaaataatatttttcatgtatttggtcggactaaaaataatattcttaacataaaaattaatatttttcatgaatttgaTCGAAGTAAAGATCATTTTCACAAAATTATCTCGTCACACATGAGTTTTTTTTGTTAATCCCTTAAtttgtttcttgaacgtatcaTCTCGACTTCATTGAATCATGTGTGTTTATTACATTTTAATGAAAATTGACATACGATCCAACACACCAAACTCAAACCCATATCAGGAATCTAGCTAAGAGGGGTGATTTTGTGTTCGAAATACAGACTGAAGGTTAAGATCAATCCTAATTGCCCCACAATTTAATCATAGATTTCCAaacttatatataatatttaatttgaaaatattgtgAAATTTTATTGGTATCGCAAGAATCGATCGAGTgcgatttaataattttttgaaaaaaaaggcATTGATCCGATAGTCAAGGTTAAGATCATGATGCTTGTTGATCTCAAATTCGAGTTCCGCTGATTGCTaataattttcttaatttatttAGGTAGATTTAGTTTTTTATTTGAACTATCtttgtccaagataaacaagtCTCAGGTCCGTGCTCAAGTCCTGTCAGTCGTACAAACAGTtacattatattttataattttgaaCAATATCATACTTGTATTCAAAAAAAACGAAAAGAATAATGAATCcattttttaacataaaattaaatgagtgtatctcatgtgagaccgtctcacggatcttaatctgtgagacgggtcaaccctacccatattcacaataaaaagtaatactcttagcttaaaagataatactttttcatggataatccatttaagagatccgtctcacaaatatgacccgtgagaccgtctcacataagtttttgccaaattaAATAGTACAACATAAATAGCATATATTACATATTTTAGCTTTTATAAACAAAATTGTTCATAAACTATATAGTGTGGCCCAATACGGTTTTTACTTCAAATTTCCACAACATTATAAATCACGGTGCGATTTCATAATTTTTTGAAAACCGCGATTTATCTTAACAAATCAGAAGTAGCGTTGCGGTTTGATTCGATCGGTTGGTATGTTTTTGACAAAGTATGATCGATGTACAAATAGGCATCTCTTGGTTCATAATATGAGACGAAGAATAATAAGCAATTAGTTATTTCGTACACATGATGTGTGGatacaattttttattattattatcgatatattaaagtgaaatttgacaaattatggagggactaaattgatatttgaattgttgaaataaaaaaataaaaataaaagcatgtgttgaaattaaaaacaaaaaaaaaagtgtaatattaatatcatataaatataaagTTGGAAGAAAAAGTTGGTGTCTTTTATAGATGGTTACTATCGCATCATCgactttaataaaatagaatggatacaaagaataaaaatatgatcaataatgattaaaaaaattatagataACGATATTGAGATAACatgataattttataattattggtATGacatgatataattaaatatgtatCCTTTACGTGATAAATATCCAAACTATGCTTACTATACATACCAAAATCACAACATAATTTTTTTGAGACGTCTCATtagttaattttgtgagacaaatatctcaatatttgagtcattcataaaaaattattacgtttatgtcaaaaataataCTCATTGTTGTAAATATGAGCATGTTTGATCCGTGTCATTGATAAAAATATACGAAAGCGTATCACAAGAGATCTATTATTGAAATATATGACACAAAAAGCAAATATTGAAAAGCCAATCTCttaaaattttctcaaaattgtcgttcataataatttaacaaataGGACTTTGTTTGCACAACCATCActcgattttaattttttttacaaaagaaATAACACTAACCTATTAGGTCGATGGATTTTCTACTCGTAAATCATAACCGAACAACCTGTCATACCAAACATATTAACCCAATTATTCGGTTTATCGATCACGGTCCCGGTTTTGTTTCGAATCAAACTTGACCCTTGGCCACGTCTATGATGGACGCAACTTGGAGGCAATGAATTATCGACAGAAATCACTAAAAATAGTTGGCACCCTTCGCCAACCGtcaatcattaaaaaaaataaaaatagaatcatataaatatattgcAGATATTTTGATATCTAAAAGAAAAAAGCAGACTTTTAAAAATAGTTATGTTCGAAAAATTTTAATTCCAATTTCGATAgttattttttttcaataattaTACCAAAAATAGCAAATCGGAAATGATTCTTTAGGTgttttttttatacaaaattttaaacatctaaattttaaaaatatacaaaTAAAGTTCGCaataatttttgtttaatttaagatatttatataaaataaaaaaatcttatataaataaattgaaaatattatTCTCAATGCATCATAAGTGCAACATATATAAATGATTATACGCTGGAAAAAAAGTCATCAACTACTCCGCTTTAAAAAAAGCAAGTGgacgattattttaaaataaattatttttaatatgataaaaaaatattaaaagtaattaatgttatattttttaaatacttaTTGTATTTAATGATGTATAAATCGataaaaaatgtaaaaaataatattaaataataaagcaTAACTATATATTTGAAACAcataaaaaatgaaatatttatatttacgATATTGTAATAACGTTTGAAACTATTcatttttatcaaatttttaaatCTCTTTTATAATGGttgatatatatttaatttttattattattttaaattatcgaACCTACTTCAAATATAAAAGTAATATATTCTCTATTGGCAGTATTTTTTTTATCCTaaacttgatttttttaaaatgatatcaTATTCTACTATGTACAATTAAACATGCAGTCTTAGGCAGAAAATTTTGTCACTCtccatatttttataaaatatttaatattgacCAAAATATAAATcacaataaatttaataaaatataaaccaTCTCAATGTCACGTTTGATCTGTTTCAATTTCAAACTTTTTTGActttgtaaaaatttgaaacatgctggtaatataaaatttaaactattAATCTACgtgtataaatttttattttaaaaatatttaaattatttttctaattatattttttgtattttcgttatatatattacaaatatattcaaatttattttcttaattttagAGAAATAAGACCGTAAACTTCAAATTcattaattttatgtttttatagagTTTTATACTTGTAAGATAGATCTCAAGTTCGTCCAATATTAAAAGTTATATTTTGTTAATTAAtgtgtaaataaataaattatttgttttatttaaagagcatgtcttttgtgagacggtctcacaaatctttatctgtgagacgggtcagtcatatcaatattcacaataaaaagtaacaattttagaataaaaaggtaatattttttaatggatgactcaaataagagacttgtctcataaaatacgtccgtgagaccgtcttatacaagtttttgtcttttttaaaatattttaatcattaaaacttttataaaataattcaatAAGTCAAGAAAAATCTAATTTATTAcgacaaaaatattatttattatcatacatacatatatatatattatatataattgattaaatatcCAATATTTTAACCTTAATAACAAGCAAGCTGACACGACACATGTTATTATCACGGTGGGACCCGCGATAAGGTGGAGGGCGCAATAGACAAATTCATTGGCCCTTTAGTCAAGTCGTCGTTTTCTCCTTCCGTTCATCTCTCTCTCTCATTTAGCTGAATTTCTGTAGGTAAATTTCCTCGAGGCTTAAAGAAAGATCTTGTACATCACCAGATTTTTTTGTTGATTTGTTACCGACGACAATCACCGACTGCGTGTTATTAGGACCGGATCTGAATTTTATTGTTCtgtgtttatttttcttttttattcttGCTTTCATGGTGATTATTTGGAGAGTAGTTCCTTGAACATTTTCCCCTATTTATGCTGCTTTGCTGTAGAATCAGGAAAACTTTCTGTGTATAATCGATTATAGGGGTaggtttgtttttgttttttttaaaattaacttGTTCAATTTTTCTCCTTCAGAAACAGGTAGGTGGTTTTTTTTTGttagttgatttttttttgctATGTTTGCTAGATTAGGTTAGAAATTTTTGTATTTCTCATACGTGGTTTGTTTCTCTGTTGGATGAATTTGGTTGTAGTTTCCATTGAAAGATTTGGAGTATGAAATAGCTTGCCGTTTAGACGTTTTCACTGTCTTGAACTTTGTTTAAATTAATTCTGCTGTTTTCTATATTGCGCACCTTTTTTTATTCTACGGCTACCCTGATTTCTGGGAATTCTTTTCTAGGCTCATGCCGATTCCAGGAAATGAAGAGGTTTGTCGTCTGATTTTAAAGCATAGATAGTGcttaattagtttatttttggaaatttttattTAGTCAAAATTTATCTGCAGCCTGGGGTACTTTCCCCGCAGCTGGAGCAGCAACAGCAGTTTAGTAATTTCTCTGTGGCGATTCCTATCAAGAAAAGGAGATTTCCTGTGGTTCGGTCTCCATCTCCTCCCCCCGAAGAAAAGACCTGTTTTTCGGAGGAAAATGAGTCGAAGGACAAGAATGATATTAATAATAGCCCAGGTGGAGGGCCGTCAATCGGTACGTCTAAAGATATGTGTCATCCGTGTAAAGTTGAagagaaattttttttggaaCTGATAGTTATAAAAGAACAAGTTACTGACACTCGTGTTGAATTGGCACAAGATAAAGTGGATACTTCTTTCTTGAAGCCGCAGGAAGTAAATCCGGATATCGGTTTGGGTTTTCTTTTGAATGAAAAATCTGCAGAGCCAGAAGTCTCGGGAAGCAGGGTTGGTGCCGAGATTCTGAATGTCAAACAGGAACTGGTTGGTGGAAAAATTGAAGGAGCTAGTCAGCTCGAATTATCTACTTGTCCGAATAATGTTGGATTGTTTTTAGGAGCAAATAAACCATCTATACCTGCTTTGGAGCAGAAAATCAGTGAAGGTATCGGCCAAATACCTGGCAAGTCAGATCTCTCATCCCTGAGTTTGCTTTCAAATCGGGAAATGCTAGTTTCACATGATAGCAATAACAGTACAGTTAGTGATGTTAGTAGTCTAGGATGTGTTAAACGATCTAACTGGGATCTGAACACGACTATGGATGTGTGGGAGGGTTCTGTTGCTAATCAAGCATATGTGCACAAGGCTGCAGGCATTGATGGATTTACCAAGTCCGATGTTGAGCATGGTTTGAAAGCTTCTTTGAACACATTGAACAAGGGGCATAAAGTTTTGGAAGAACATAGCtctaactcgtctaatacatctGTACAGCGTAGCCTGCACAAACCTGAAGATATCCTTAACTCTTCTAATACATCTGTACAGCGTAGCCTGTACAAACCTGAAGATATCCTTAGTCTTAGTCTTTCTATTCCTTGTAGAGAGTTGGATTTGTGTGGTGAGCATTATTCGTTATCAGATAATATGGGCTCTGAAAGTGTTGATTCGAGAGTGAACTTGGGACGGCCGCAGTTGTCAAATACGAATTTGACATTTACTACTGTGGAAAGTGTCAAATCAGAACCCGTCGACGAGAATTCAAAACTTGATTGTAGCACTAGTAATAGCAGTAACATGGTTTTATCTAAACTTGCTTCTGTGAAAAAAGAATGTTTTGAAAACCACAGCACTGGATCTGTTTTTCCCCAGAAATCAGTGAAATCTGAAGTGGTTCAGGAGGGTAATAAGGAAAGCTTCAAGTCTAAAGGTTCTATGCTATCACAATCTGTTGCAAAGAATGGAACGGTTATGCAGCATCAAGATAGCTCAGCATCTTCTTCCGCTTTATCAATTCCTTTGACACCTCAGAAGTCACGCCCTTCGAGTTTTTTACCGCTAAATCAGTCTGAACAGTCTTTACCGTCTGAAGAAGTACTTGGCCACAGGTATATAACGGATGAACAGAGAGACAACCTGGTTTCTAAATCAGCGAGTAAAAATGGCAAACAGTTAAAGTTGTGCATGACAGAGGAGTCAAGTGTTCTCAATGCTGGTGACTGCCAGTTGGCTTTGGTTATTGAGAAATCTAACGATTTGTGTGGAAACGATGAGCTTGCTGCGGACAACGAGGAAAAGATGAATGTATCAACTAAATTGCccgaagaaagaaaccatattaCCTGCATGGATATAGAAGAGAAGATGCTTGACAAGGAAGATGATGATTATGAGGATGGTGAGGTTCGAGAACAGCTAAAAGATTCAGTCGGAGAAGATGCGAGGGGTGTTGAACCGAAGTCAGAAAATGAAGTACTTGTTGAATGTGATTATGACATTAATGAACAAAACACTAACACACCTGTTTCTGATAAAAAAGTCACTGTAACAGAAAATAATGATGCAGCTATATGTAGTAAAACTAAAGAGGGTGCTGTTTGTTTTGATGAGCTTAAAAGTGTGGATAAAATCTTGCAGAAACCAGTATCAGACATTTTGAAAGAGGTTGATTCTTTTGGAAAGAAATCGGTCTGTGTTGTCACTCCGGATAAGCCGCTTGATATACTGTCAGAAGATGTTAACAAAAGTGACGATAATGAGTTGTCCACAGCGACCAATGATAGTCATTCAATGGGTGCTACACTTGGTGGTGATGCTATTGATAAAGTCGTCGATATCTGTCCAGTAAATCATAATTCAGCTTTGTCTGAGGTGAAAGTATCTGCAGATGGCAACAACATTGTTCAAGATTCCGGTAGTGTTGCTAATAAAAACCGGATCATAAGTTTACCTCGTGCTACCATTGCCAGCCCTCCATGTAAAACAAGATCACTGTCGGGCAGGGTGTTAACACCGCAAACTggaaaagaaaaatattctaATCTCGAAGGGGATATACGCCCACGCTGGAATAGGTGATCGTTTGTGACACTAATTGATTTTCTTCTTACTTGTATATTACTTATTTTTtgatcaaaataaattatgataaTTCTGCACCTGTTTTTCAATTTTCAGAGAGCAACTTTATATTGATGATCCCAACAAACGTGTGAAAGATAGAGTGCATGTTCAGTCATTTAGGAATTCAAGACACAGTTTCGTGCTTGGAAAAGGGAGGGTTTTTGGTAGGTTTGGCCGCCTACATGATGAGTGGGACTCTGATCGTGATCATGAATCAGAAACTTATAATGGTCGAGCTGATTACCGGGTCTTTAGACATAAACAATCTTCTTCCATTGCTGGCGAATTTGAATTTAATGACTATGATATTACACCTGATGGCACCTCGTGTAGTGGTAGGGAAAAGACAATGAACGATGAGTTACCTTCATTACGCCGTCCATCCTTAAGGAGGCTATCTCCTGGAGATGTAGATGGCCAGATAACGAGGAACACTCAAATGCCTCGTAGATTTCCTAGAAACATCAGCCCAAGTAGATACAATGTTGAAGATGGATCAGACTTTATGGGGCATCGACACGAGGAAAAGTTAATGCGGCATTTGTCTGATGATATCAGAGATTCTGTTTTCCCTTGTCAGCAAACTAGGTACGACGAACTTGATGGTCAGCTTCGAAGGAATAGGAATTTTTCTGCTGTGCATAGGAAAGGTTATCCTCgaattttttcaaaatctcCAGTTAGATCCCGTACACGCTCACCAGGCCCTTGGTCGTCTCCTCGTCAATGGTCACCCGATGGGCATCCCGAATCAACACAGCAGAGATGTCCACCTCTATTTAGGATGAGAAGGATGAGATCTCCTGAA containing:
- the LOC140807220 gene encoding uncharacterized protein — encoded protein: MPIPGNEEPGVLSPQLEQQQQFSNFSVAIPIKKRRFPVVRSPSPPPEEKTCFSEENESKDKNDINNSPGGGPSIGTSKDMCHPCKVEEKFFLELIVIKEQVTDTRVELAQDKVDTSFLKPQEVNPDIGLGFLLNEKSAEPEVSGSRVGAEILNVKQELVGGKIEGASQLELSTCPNNVGLFLGANKPSIPALEQKISEGIGQIPGKSDLSSLSLLSNREMLVSHDSNNSTVSDVSSLGCVKRSNWDLNTTMDVWEGSVANQAYVHKAAGIDGFTKSDVEHGLKASLNTLNKGHKVLEEHSSNSSNTSVQRSLHKPEDILNSSNTSVQRSLYKPEDILSLSLSIPCRELDLCGEHYSLSDNMGSESVDSRVNLGRPQLSNTNLTFTTVESVKSEPVDENSKLDCSTSNSSNMVLSKLASVKKECFENHSTGSVFPQKSVKSEVVQEGNKESFKSKGSMLSQSVAKNGTVMQHQDSSASSSALSIPLTPQKSRPSSFLPLNQSEQSLPSEEVLGHRYITDEQRDNLVSKSASKNGKQLKLCMTEESSVLNAGDCQLALVIEKSNDLCGNDELAADNEEKMNVSTKLPEERNHITCMDIEEKMLDKEDDDYEDGEVREQLKDSVGEDARGVEPKSENEVLVECDYDINEQNTNTPVSDKKVTVTENNDAAICSKTKEGAVCFDELKSVDKILQKPVSDILKEVDSFGKKSVCVVTPDKPLDILSEDVNKSDDNELSTATNDSHSMGATLGGDAIDKVVDICPVNHNSALSEVKVSADGNNIVQDSGSVANKNRIISLPRATIASPPCKTRSLSGRVLTPQTGKEKYSNLEGDIRPRWNREQLYIDDPNKRVKDRVHVQSFRNSRHSFVLGKGRVFGRFGRLHDEWDSDRDHESETYNGRADYRVFRHKQSSSIAGEFEFNDYDITPDGTSCSGREKTMNDELPSLRRPSLRRLSPGDVDGQITRNTQMPRRFPRNISPSRYNVEDGSDFMGHRHEEKLMRHLSDDIRDSVFPCQQTRYDELDGQLRRNRNFSAVHRKGYPRIFSKSPVRSRTRSPGPWSSPRQWSPDGHPESTQQRCPPLFRMRRMRSPEHACRDEMVPRRRVSPSYTSQHTNDLKDFDFGREQVHRRPINSNRRSPPRRLYPCGTGRSDVLDSRERTDGDEYSNRPGHSDRFQELCNDGSMDERRNLSERGGFVRPFRSTYNTDNGNYHLHLNDRPKPCRFYQDTDTEFVERSDIREREFDGRIKHPPPLSVPRRMRDIEEQQDGSHRPGGRGWHDDGFSDVSGVKRRRF